TGCTGGCTTTTATGATCTTTATTTTGACTTTTGTTTATAAGTCGATCGCCATGGATGAATACCAGCATGAACTGGTATCTGAGGACTATTACAAAGATGAGCTCCACTATCAGGAAGAGATCGACAAGATCAATAATGCCAAGGAACTGGATGAAAACATTGAACTCGCTAATAGCGGTGAAGGTATTTTGATAAAATTTCCAAAAGAAGTTTCAATGGAAGACATTTCGGGAACAATATATTTTCAGAGGCTTTCGAACGAAAAACTTGATTTTATTGAAGAAATACAGTTGGATGATCATAAACAATTGATCAGTTCAGAAAAACTGGTTTCCGGAAAATGGATTGTAAAAATTGATTGGAAGAATAAGGATAAGGAGTACTTGTTTAAAGATTCCTGGTTTTATTAAAATTATAGATTATTCTTTATACAGCGCTCATATTAGGCCTTTTGGGAAGTTTTCACTGCATAGGAATGTGCGGCCCGATCGCGTTTGTGCTCCCTGTTAACAAGAAAAACAAGGCGCAAACCTTTTTGGGAACCTCCTTATATCATTTAGGAAGAATCCTTAGTTATGGCCTAATTGGATTTCTATTTGGCCTGCTTGGAAAGGGCCTCTATCTCGCAGGTTTTCAGCAAAGACTTTCCATCCTGATAGGCTTTGTCATGATCTTGATCGTTTTGATTCCTTCACGTATTTTGAACCGGTACAGTTTTACAAGGCCTCTTTATAGAATCATTGGAATCGTTAAGTCAAAACTTGGCCTGTACTTAAATAAAACCTCCTTAAAAGCCCTTTTTTCGATTGGTTTTTTTAACGGATTCCTGCCTTGCGGACTGGTTTATATGGCCTTGTTGGGAGCTATTTCATCTGGAAGTGAAATTGACGGTGCTATTTATATGGTGGCTTTTGGGCTTGGCACCATTCCATTAATGACAGGAGCTGTATTCCTTGGCAACTTTTTAAAAGTTTCGGTCAGGAATAAGATTCAGAAAGCAATTCCTATATTTGTCATTATCATTGGAGTACTTTTCATTATCAGAGGTATGGGCTTGGGAATTCCATATATATCGCCCTCGGACACTCAATTGTTAATTTCCAGTGACCCTAATTCATGCATAAGCGAATAAGAGATGAACAGAACTTCTGACTTTAAAATAACGGAGGCTGAATTTAACAGCCTAACTTCTCATGAAGATCTATTGGAAATTTTCGATAAAAAGGATATTGATACCACTTCAGTGTTATCAAAATTTAATTATGAGGTCGAAAAGAAGCTACTACAAATAGAATTGGTAAAACTGCAGCAATGGGTAAAAAAGAACAATAAACGGGTTGCGATCATATTTGAAGGCAGGGATGCTGCAGGTAAAGGTGGGAATATCCGGCGGTTTACCGAACACTTGAATCCAAGATCGATGCGACTCGTTGCCCTGAATAAACCTACAGAGGTGGAAAGAGGTCAATGGTATTTTACGAGATATATTCAACATCTTCCAAACCCTGGAGAACTTGTGTTTTTTGACAGGTCCTGGTACAACAGAGCCGTAGTTGAACCGGTTATGGGTTTTTGCACGAAACATCAGTATGAACAGTTTATGGTGCAGCTCCCTGAATTTGAACATATGCTTTATGAAGACGGGGTTACCATTATAAAGTTCTGGCTTTCCATTACCAAAGAAGAACAGCTCAAACGATTTAATGCAAGAGAAGATAACCCTCTGAAGCGATGGAAATTCAGTCCTGTAGACAAAAAAGGCCAGGAATACTGGGATGATTATACAAAGTATAAGGAATTGATGTTTAGTAAAACGCATACTTCATTCAGCCCCTGGATCATCGTCAAGACCAATAAAAAAGAAACCGCAAGACTTGAATGCATGCGCTATGTATTGTCACTTTTTGACTATGAAAAAAAGGATGACAGCAAGGTCTCCCTCCTTCCCGACCCGAATGTAATTATGCGCTATTTCCGTTCTTTACACAAATACGACTAGACAGCTATGGAAAAGTTATCAGAAAAGGATTTAAAGAAATTGAATTCCAATAAAGGGTTATTGTCTATACTGATGAATGACACCATCAATTTACCAAAAACCATCAGGTATATTGATTATGAAAAGCAACTGAAAGTTCTTCAAATTGAATTGATCAGACAGCAGGCATGCATCATTGATAAAAATATGCGTGTCATTGTTTTATTTGAAGGGCGTGATGCAGCGGGTAAAGGAGGTTCAATCAGACGAATCACAGAAAGAATCAACCCTCGTCATTTTAGAATTGTCGCTTTGCCAAAGCCAACCATTGTAGAAAAATCACAATGGTATTTTCAACGCTATATTCAACAGTTTCCAAAAGCGGGTGAAATTGTTTTCTTTGACAGAAGCTGGTACAACAGAGCGGTTGTTGAACCTGTGAATGGTTTCTGTACCAATGAAGAATACAGAATTTTTATGAAACAGGTCAATGATTTCGAAAGAATGATCACTGAATCGGGTATCCTGTTGGTTAAAATATACATGTCCATTTCTAAGAAAGAACAGGCCAAAAGGTTTGAAGACATCAAAAATGACCCGCTTAAACAATGGAAAATGAGCAAGGTAGATGAACGTGCTCAGGAATTATGGGATTCCTATACTTTCTATAAAAACAAGATGTTTGAGAATACGAAAAATGGAGGAATTCCATTTAAAGTAATAAAAGCGAATCGTAAAACGGACGCACGAATTGAAGCCGTTCAACATTTGTTAAAAAGTATTCCTTACGATAAAAACAGAGAAATCTAAGCTTTTTTCACCGATTTACGGAACATAAAATAGATCCCTACAAGAATCATGGGAATACTGAGCAATTGTCCTGTATTCAGGTCCCAGTCACCACGCTGATCCACTTGTGCCTCTTTAAAGAACTCTACGATGAGCCTTACAGACCATAAACAAACCATAAAAAGACCGAATAAATAACCGAGTTTGTCTTTTTTATCCGTCTTCCAATATATATACCATAATAACACAAATGTAATCAGATAACCAAAAGCCTCATAAAGTTGCGTTGGATGTCGCGGAAAATCTTCGCCCAACTGTTTAAAAATAAAACCATAGTCTGAATTCGTAGGTTTTCCGATGATTTCTGAATTCATCAAATTACCAATCCTTACGAAAATTGCACCACTGGCAACCGGGATAACGATTCTGTCAAGAATCCAAAGCATGGGTTTTTTAACAACTTTCTTCGAGTAAAAATACATGGCTATAATGATTCCTATTGCAGCTCCGTGACTTGCCAGTCCCTGATAACCTGTAAAACGAAATGGATTAAATTTTACAGGAAGCAGCACTTCCAAAGGGTTGGATAATAAAAACTCGGTATCATAAAAAAGAAAATGCCCCAGACGCGCCCCCAGTAATGTCGCGATTACAGTATAAATAAATAAAGAGTCCAGTTTGTCAAGAGAGACTCCTTCCTTTTTAAAGATCTTTTTCATGATCTGCAGACCAAGCACAAAGGCTATGACAAACATCAGGCTATAATATCTTATGGCAAATGATCCAATTTTGACCAATTCAATACTCGGATCCCATTCTATACTTAAAAACAACATGAATTCTATTTTAAGGCGTAAATATAAATGAAAGTTTTAACAAGCTTCCTACTCTTTGTTTTTATTATAAAAATCTTTTGGCGGGACAGGATCATATCCACTCCCTCCCCAGGGATTACAACTAAAAATCCTTTTTAGAGCCAGCCAACCTCCCTTAAACAAACCATGAATCTGAAGCGCCTCAATAGCGTAATGTGAGCAGGTTGGTGAGTATCTGCAACTCGCCGGAGTAAAAGGCGATATAGCAACCTGATAAAAGCGGATCAACAATAAAAATGGGTAAATTAAAATCCTTTTTATCATAATTATGATACATTAACTTATGGAATAAGTGGTTCCTTCTTTTCCATCCTTTAACTGAATCCCCAAAACAATCAGTTCATCCCTGATTTTATCTGAAAGTTCCCAATTACGGTCATCTCTTGCAGTTTTTCTCATCTCAATAAGTAATTTCACGAGACCGTCCAGGCGCTCGGTATCATTATCTGATTTTTTAGAATTTTCAAGACCAAGAATGTCAAAAGTAAAAACGTTCATAGTTGAAACAAGTACGTCGAGATCAGATGCAGTAAGGGTTTCTTTTCCGTCGTTCACAAGATTTATCCATTTTACTCCTTCAAATAAATGCGCAATCAATACAGGTGTATTAAAATCATCACTCATCGCCTGATAGCATTTTGCCTTCCAGGAAGCAACATCCAAGGAAGAACTTCCTGCAGGCTGAAGTTTTATCATCAGGTCAATAGAGTCCATCAATCTGTTATATCCTTTTTCTGCTGCTAAAATCGCATCATTAGAGAAATCCAGTATACTTCTGTAATGCGCCTGCATCATAAAAAATCGTGCCACGCTCGGAGCAAAACTCTTTGAAATATTCGGGTTGTCTCCCGAAAAAATTTCGTCCGGAAGAATATTATTTCCGGTTGATTTTGCCATTTTTTTTCCATTCATCGTAAGCATGTTGCCATGCAGCCAGTATTTAACGGGATTCTGATGATTGCAGGCCTGAGCCTGAGCAATCTCACATTCATGGTGCGGAAATTTCAGGTCCATACCTCCTCCGTGAATATCAAATTGTTCACCAAGGTACTTTGTGCTCATTACGGTACATTCAAGATGCCAGCCAGGAAAGCCTATACCCCAAGGAGAGTTCCAGCGCTGAATATGTTCGGGTTCCGCCTTCTTCCAAAGGGCAAAATCCTGTGGATTTTTTTTATCAGATTGTCCATCTAGCGCTCTGGTATTCTCAATAGCATCCTCTATATTTCTTTTTGAAAGGATTCCATAATGTTCCTTTTCATTGTATTTCAGCACATCAAAGTACACAGAACCGTTTACTTCGTATGCAAGGCCATTCTCCAAAATAGTTTCAATGGCCTCAATTTGTTCTAAAATATGCCCGGTTGCTGTGGGCTCGATACTGGGCGGCAAGAAATTAAATTTTTGAAGTATCAAATGAAAATCGGTTGTATATTTTTGAACGATCTCCATCGGTTCCAGTTGTTCCAACCTGGCTTTCTTAGAAATTTTATCCTCATCAGAATCATCTGTAAGGTGCCCCGCGTCCGTAATATTTCTTACATACCTAACCTTGTAACCCAAATGAAGAAAATACCTGTAAATCATATCAAATGACATGAAAGTTCTGACGTTGCCCAGATGTACATTACTGTAAACCGTCGGTCCGCAAACATACATTCCCACATAACCTTCTTTAACAGGTTCGAAACGTTCTTTTTTATTTGATAGTGAATTATAGAGGTACAGGTCCTGCTTCATTTTAATTCTTTTTTATGCTTATTTCAGGTCTCCAAAGATAAGAACAATTACGAGATGGAAAACCATAAAAAAACATCCGATATTTCTATCGGATGCCTTACTTTCTTTTTGGTAAAACTTTAGGCCTTTTGCGTAATGATTTTACAATAATCTACGTCCATTTCCAGCTTCGCATTTTTTGGCACCTTTATTCTTAAGGTCTTCTTAATCTTCACCTTTTGCCTGTCTCTCATGATACGCTGTACCTCTCTTTCACGCTCTTTTGCTCCTTTTTCAATCATTCTTGCCCTTTCTTCGGTCATGTGCCTTCTTGCCTCTCTTTCAGCTTCACGTTGAGCTTCACGAGCCATTTGCTGAGCCTCCCTGGCCTGTTTCATGGCCTCTTTCTGGATTTCCTTCATTTCAATTTGTATTTTTCGCTGCTCCTCGGCAAGGATCACTTTATTTTTCTTTAACTCCTCCTGAAGTTTTTTCATTTCTTCTTTATGTTCTTCCTGCCATTTCTTAAGGTCTTCTGCATCATATTCGAAATCTTCAAAATCAAAGGCTATTGAGTCTCCGGCGAATTGAAAACTTTGAATCATGGCCATATCCATTTCAGGAAAACTTTCGAAATCAGGCATAACAAACTCAACCGAGTCCATGATATCCACAATTCTCGCAGTCACTTCAGGAATATCAACTATAACATTTCCCAAATACTTATCGCTATTTATGAAGAAATAGTCATTCCCAAAATTACTGGCATTTGATCTGATTTTGATCTTATTTGCATCCGCCTGAACACTAATATCCCAGCTTTCAAAAATCTTTTTGGCTTCCTCTTCGGGTAATCCCTGAACACTCATTAAGCCTTCTATTTCTACTTTATTCTTATTCCATTCAATAATTTCGATCTCGGCATATGAGGCCTCTACGGATACCGTGGTATTGCCACCAACCTTAAACTCCTGCAGCGGTTTTGTAAATTGCTGAGCATAGGCACCAATTGACAAGGCAAAGCCAAGAATGAATAATTTAAATTGCATAGTTTTCATTTTCTTTAGATTTTAATTTTTTTAATTCATTTTTTAACTCGATCATCAATTGTAGTCTCATTTGTAAGTTATCGATCAAACCATTTATAAGTTCTTCATCGATTTTATCTATTTCTAATCGCTCACTTTGCAGCTTGTATTCATTGGTAAGGCTGTTCATTTTTCTAAAATACTCCTCCAAAATCAGTTTATTCCCATCTGTAATTTCAAGATTAGCCAACTCGAAATTAATTGCGGTCAGGTAATAGTTTTCTATTTTCTTTAATTCCGGAGAAAATTCTTCAAGACTCACCTTTGCACTTTGTGGGGCCTGAACCTGATCAACAGAAGATTCCTGATTTATACTGGTCATCAAACCGATAGAGAATAAAATGGCAACCGAGGCAGCAATCAGCAGAAACTTATAAGAACCTTTTCTTTCAGTATGAAGTTCCTTTTTTAATTTCGTCTCGAAAATAGAACGATGATCTTTTGATAATTCCCTTAGCATCTTTTCTTCTTTTAATTTTTGCTTTATATCAACTTTCATAATTTTCATGAATTAACAGTTCTTTTAATTTACTTTTTCCTCTTGATAATTGAGACCTTGATGACACTTCTGAAATTTGAAGTATCTGAGCCACTTCCTGATGATCATACCCTTCTAAAAGATAGAGTTTAACAACATTTTTACACTTTAGTGGCAAGGCTTCAATACATTTATATATAACCGACATGCTTATCTCAGACTCAACTTCCCAGGGATCGTCATTGGGAAGATAAGTAACTTCATCATTGAGTTCAACGGTCTTAATCTTTTGTTTTTTCAGCCAATCCAGACTTTGGTTTATAACAATGCGCTTCAACCATGCTCCAAAGGAGGCTTCGCCTGTGTAGGTATCTATTTTTTTAAAGGCTTTGATAAAGGCCTCCTGCATCACATCCTGAGCTACATCGTCATCCTTGATAAAATTATAAGCGGTATTGAACATCGCTTTACTATAAAGATCATATAATTGCATCTGGGACAAACTGTCATTATTTCTGCAGCCCTCGATTAAATGTGCCTGATTATTATTATCCATATGGTTACAAATTCTACTCTAAATACGACGAATTAACTCCAGTGTGACAAAAACCTTGATTTTTTACACATGTTTTTTTATACATGCCTTAAAATTAATCATTTACTCTATCACGTTTAGATTCAAGAAGGATCAAAAAAAAGGGCCAAAGGCCCTTTATAACGATAAATCGAAAGTATTTTATTTTTCCAAAATTTCCAATTCAAACAAAAGGTCCGTATTCGGAGGTATTACGTTCCCTGCGCCCTGCTCACCATAAGCCAAATGAGAAGGAACCAATAATAAAACCTTATCTCCATATTTCATTTGCTGAAGACCCTCCTTAAAACCTGGTATCAATGCTGCATCAGGGCTGTAATCCATTGGTACTGCCTTATACATGTTCATCTGATCCTTGCGCCTGTCGTATTTTCCAAAGGTCAAAGCAGTTTCCTTTATGTTTGTATCAAATAAATCCCCTGAAACAAAATAACCTGCGTACAGAACATTAACTTTTGATCCAATAGCCGGCTTTTCGCCATTTCCCTCTTTGACTTTAATCACTTTCAACCCGGATGAAAGACTCAAAGCTGAAGCCTCATTGTCTTTTACAAACTGAACCAGATTCTCTTTTGCCTGCTTTTTACGTTCTTCAGCGAGCCTTTCTCGTTCCTCAATTTGTTCAAAATAACTTGCGAATTCTGTGGCAGCATCAAATTCCTTTGCTTTCTTACCTATTCGAATAATTTCAAGTTTTTGAATAATGTCGCCCATAGCGATAGAATCAACTACCTCCTGACCTTTCACGACAAATCCAAATACAGTATGCTTTCCATTAAGCCAAGATGTTTCCTTATGTGTTATAAAAAACTGGGAGCCATTTGAATCAGGGCCTGAATTAGCCATAGACAATATCCCTGCCGAATCGTGAGACAGCACTAAGTTCCCGGTATCATCCATCGGGAATTCATCTTCAAATTTATACCCCGGATTTCCTGAACCATTTCCTCTGGGATCACCTCCCTGAACCATGAAATCCTCAACAACTCTGTGAAATACCAGCCCATCATAAAAAGGTTTGCCTTTGAACTCATCATCCACATAAGGATTTGTTCCTTCAGCCAACGACACAAAGTTTGCAACGGTAATGGGCACCTTTTCATATTCAAGCTTCAGTAAGATATCTCCTCTGTCCGTTTGCAGATCAGCATAAAGACCATCATCAAGATCCGCGTATTTGGTACTTTTGCATGAGACTATGCTCAACAACACGATTAAAAGAATACTATTCATTATTTTCATTCTCACTTAATTTGTTAATTTTTAATAATTCAACTGTATATATTAAAGGTTGGTTAGGTTCTATTCGATCATTTCCAAGATAACCATAGGCCTTGTAAGATGGAAACAAAAAGGTAATTACCTCCCCTTCTTTCATTAATTTAAATCCATCCTGTAAACCGGAAATCAATTCTTCCTTGTCGATCAGGTAACTTTTTGTTCCTAATTCCTCTCTGGAATACAAGACAGTTCCATCAAGACCTTTTATCTCATGGGTGTAAAAAACTTCATCTCCTGATTCAGGGTAGGTTATCTCATTTGATTTTTGAGTATTGTAAAAATACCAAAAGCCATATTCAGAATTCAGATATTGATTCAGGCTGTCCGATTCCATTTTTTGAATCAAAACCGCCTGTTCAGCCTTATTGAGCATTTTATTTCGCTCAATGGACTCAGACATAAAAGAGCTTGTTTTTCTGACTATTGGCTTTCTCGCCTGTGAATTGGAGCAAGACATAATTATAATGCCAATAAAAATTATTAATAGGTAATTCTTCATTATGACAAGGTTAATTGATCAGTTAAACCAGGTAGTATTTCAACGAATTTTTTTACAGTTTCTTTTAAGGATAACGTACTTCTTCCTCCTGCCGCATTGATATGCCCTCCACCATTAAAGTTTTTTCGGGCAAATTCATTGACGGAAAAATCTCCTACCGATCTAAAAGAAATCTTGATGATCTTCTGTTTTTTGTCCTCAATAAAAATTGCAGCAAACATAACATTCTTTAAGGATAAGGCATAATTCACAAAACCCTCCGTATCTCCTCTTTGAAATTTAAATTTATTCAGTTCATTTTGAGAAAGCGTAATATAGGCTGTATGAAAACGCTCCAAAACAACCATGTTGTTCAAAGCCTTGCCCAATAACTGCATCCTGTTATAGGTATTCACATCATGTATCCTGTTGTAAATATCAGAATTATTTGCCCCCTTCTCCAGTAAATTCGCTACAACACGATGTGTATCGCTCGTGGTTGCAGGAAACCGAAAAGATCCGGTATCTGTTAAAATTCCGGCATAGAGGCAGGTTGCAATATTTATATCAACCAGATCCTTCTTTCCCATGCGCTCGATAAACTGATATATCATTTCACTGGTCGAACTCATAGTGGGATCCACAAATGAAAATTTTGCAAAATCTTCAGGCTCCTGGTGATGATCTATCATTACAAATACAGGAGAAATCTCTGACATTACCGGTTCCATTAATTCACCCAATCTGTGAAAGGCATTATAATCAAGCGTAAATACCATTTGTGCTTTTTCAAGAATCTTCGTGCATTTTTCAGGTTCAGACTCAAATATCTCAATATCAGACTGTCCTGGCATCCATTTAAGAAATCCAGGGCAATCATTAGGAGAAACTATTGTGACCTCATGCCCCAATTGTTTTAGAAACCAGTTAAGTCCAAGACTCGATCCGTAGGCATCTCCATCCGGGTTTCTGTGGGTGGTTATGACTATATTTTTAGGATCAGAAAGTGCTTGATTTAACTCTTGAAAAGTGACATCATTCATAGTTGGCGAATATACGATAAAAATAATATTATCCTCAAAATTTAAAGATGTTTAGTCAAGTTTTACGTACTTTGTCAGACCTCTAAATCCCTGTTAAAAAAGCTCAGCCATAATGAGAAATATTCCCTTTATCCTGGTGATTCTGTTGATTAGTGTTGTTTCCTGCAAAAAAGATAAAAAATTTGTCCTTTCCTTTGGTTCATGTAACAATCAGAATTTACCCAACCCGCTGTGGGAACCACTTTTAGAGAATAAACCAGACGTCTTCATCTGGGGTGGAGATATCATCTATTCTGATACGTATGATATGAATGTGATGAAGCGCAATTATGACCGTCTCAAAAATGATTCATCCTATATCTTTTTCAGAGAACAAATGGAAATAATGGGAGTCTGGGATGATCATGATTACGGACTCAATGACGGAGGTGTTCACTATTCTAAAAAAGACAGCGCCCAACTCCTTTTTCTGGATTTTTTTGATGTGGATGTAAAAAGTTACCGTAGGAAACAGCAAGGGATTTATCACTCCAGGGTATTCAAAACAGGTAGATCTTCCATAAAAATTATTCTTCTGGATACACGTTATTTTAGAAGTGACCTGGAAAAAGATCCATCCGGGAAAAAGAGATACATACCTACTCGAAATACTGAATCTACAATGCTGGGTGAAAAACAATGGGCCTGGCTTCAGGAGGAGCTGGAGAATTCAACGTCTCAGTTTAACGTAATTGTGAGCAGCATTCAGTTTTTATCGAGAGAGCATGGATTTGAAACCTGGGGTAATATGCCTCTTGAAGTTGAGAGAATGATGAATTTAATCAAAACAAGTAAAGCTTCAGGTGTGATTTTTCTGAGTGGAGACCGTCACATTGCAGAAATTTCAAAAACTTATATCGAGAATTCTGAAATCGAACTGGTCGACGTGACCTCCAGCGGAATGACCCACAGTTATGAATCATTCACCTCGGAACCTAATCCCTATCGAGTCGGAGAAGTGATCTCAGAAAAGAATTTTGGAGTTTTAATATTTGATCTAAAAAATAATCAGGTTGACATCGAAATTCGTGGTGAAGAGAACATTTTGTTTGAACGATATGTCGTGAATTATTAAAAAATTAGCTTAGATACTTGCTCAACATGGTAAATAAAGTATTTTTGCAGCAAAATTGAAATTATATCAACATGGTAACAAATAGAACATTTACAATGCTGAAGCCTGATTCTTTGGAAAAAGGTAACACAGGAGCCATTTTAGAAAAAATCAACGCTTCAGGTTTCAAGATCGTTGCAATGAAGCAAACTCAAATGAGCAGAAGAGACGCTGAGACCTTTTATGCAATTCATAAAGACAGACCTTTCTTTGCTGATTTGGTAACGTATATGACTAGAGGACCTATTGTGGCTGCGATTCTTGAAAAGGAAAATGCTGTTGAGGACTTTAGAACTTTGATCGGTGCTACAAATCCTGAAGATGCCGCTGAAGGAACCATCAGAAAAATGTTTGCAAAATCAATTAGTGAGAATGCTGTTCACGGATCTGACAGTGATGAAAATGCCTTTATTGAGGGATCTTTTCACTTTTCAGGTAGAGAGATTTTTTAAAAAATATAGGACACAAAAAAACGCTTCTTTAAAAGAAGCGTTTTTTTTTGTTATACAAACTACAATAATGATCTTACTTAAAGGAGTCTGACCTCTTTGATCTCAACTTGATCCAAGACCTCATTCATCATCGATACAATCTTACTTTTCC
This DNA window, taken from Lutimonas zeaxanthinifaciens, encodes the following:
- a CDS encoding FixH family protein codes for the protein MKIRLNWGTGIFLAMLAFMIFILTFVYKSIAMDEYQHELVSEDYYKDELHYQEEIDKINNAKELDENIELANSGEGILIKFPKEVSMEDISGTIYFQRLSNEKLDFIEEIQLDDHKQLISSEKLVSGKWIVKIDWKNKDKEYLFKDSWFY
- a CDS encoding sulfite exporter TauE/SafE family protein produces the protein MLGLLGSFHCIGMCGPIAFVLPVNKKNKAQTFLGTSLYHLGRILSYGLIGFLFGLLGKGLYLAGFQQRLSILIGFVMILIVLIPSRILNRYSFTRPLYRIIGIVKSKLGLYLNKTSLKALFSIGFFNGFLPCGLVYMALLGAISSGSEIDGAIYMVAFGLGTIPLMTGAVFLGNFLKVSVRNKIQKAIPIFVIIIGVLFIIRGMGLGIPYISPSDTQLLISSDPNSCISE
- the ppk2 gene encoding polyphosphate kinase 2, which encodes MNRTSDFKITEAEFNSLTSHEDLLEIFDKKDIDTTSVLSKFNYEVEKKLLQIELVKLQQWVKKNNKRVAIIFEGRDAAGKGGNIRRFTEHLNPRSMRLVALNKPTEVERGQWYFTRYIQHLPNPGELVFFDRSWYNRAVVEPVMGFCTKHQYEQFMVQLPEFEHMLYEDGVTIIKFWLSITKEEQLKRFNAREDNPLKRWKFSPVDKKGQEYWDDYTKYKELMFSKTHTSFSPWIIVKTNKKETARLECMRYVLSLFDYEKKDDSKVSLLPDPNVIMRYFRSLHKYD
- the ppk2 gene encoding polyphosphate kinase 2 produces the protein MEKLSEKDLKKLNSNKGLLSILMNDTINLPKTIRYIDYEKQLKVLQIELIRQQACIIDKNMRVIVLFEGRDAAGKGGSIRRITERINPRHFRIVALPKPTIVEKSQWYFQRYIQQFPKAGEIVFFDRSWYNRAVVEPVNGFCTNEEYRIFMKQVNDFERMITESGILLVKIYMSISKKEQAKRFEDIKNDPLKQWKMSKVDERAQELWDSYTFYKNKMFENTKNGGIPFKVIKANRKTDARIEAVQHLLKSIPYDKNREI
- the lgt gene encoding prolipoprotein diacylglyceryl transferase, with the translated sequence MLFLSIEWDPSIELVKIGSFAIRYYSLMFVIAFVLGLQIMKKIFKKEGVSLDKLDSLFIYTVIATLLGARLGHFLFYDTEFLLSNPLEVLLPVKFNPFRFTGYQGLASHGAAIGIIIAMYFYSKKVVKKPMLWILDRIVIPVASGAIFVRIGNLMNSEIIGKPTNSDYGFIFKQLGEDFPRHPTQLYEAFGYLITFVLLWYIYWKTDKKDKLGYLFGLFMVCLWSVRLIVEFFKEAQVDQRGDWDLNTGQLLSIPMILVGIYFMFRKSVKKA
- the yidD gene encoding membrane protein insertion efficiency factor YidD, with amino-acid sequence MIKRILIYPFLLLIRFYQVAISPFTPASCRYSPTCSHYAIEALQIHGLFKGGWLALKRIFSCNPWGGSGYDPVPPKDFYNKNKE
- the cysS gene encoding cysteine--tRNA ligase; this encodes MKQDLYLYNSLSNKKERFEPVKEGYVGMYVCGPTVYSNVHLGNVRTFMSFDMIYRYFLHLGYKVRYVRNITDAGHLTDDSDEDKISKKARLEQLEPMEIVQKYTTDFHLILQKFNFLPPSIEPTATGHILEQIEAIETILENGLAYEVNGSVYFDVLKYNEKEHYGILSKRNIEDAIENTRALDGQSDKKNPQDFALWKKAEPEHIQRWNSPWGIGFPGWHLECTVMSTKYLGEQFDIHGGGMDLKFPHHECEIAQAQACNHQNPVKYWLHGNMLTMNGKKMAKSTGNNILPDEIFSGDNPNISKSFAPSVARFFMMQAHYRSILDFSNDAILAAEKGYNRLMDSIDLMIKLQPAGSSSLDVASWKAKCYQAMSDDFNTPVLIAHLFEGVKWINLVNDGKETLTASDLDVLVSTMNVFTFDILGLENSKKSDNDTERLDGLVKLLIEMRKTARDDRNWELSDKIRDELIVLGIQLKDGKEGTTYSIS
- a CDS encoding RNA polymerase sigma factor yields the protein MDNNNQAHLIEGCRNNDSLSQMQLYDLYSKAMFNTAYNFIKDDDVAQDVMQEAFIKAFKKIDTYTGEASFGAWLKRIVINQSLDWLKKQKIKTVELNDEVTYLPNDDPWEVESEISMSVIYKCIEALPLKCKNVVKLYLLEGYDHQEVAQILQISEVSSRSQLSRGKSKLKELLIHENYES
- a CDS encoding peptidylprolyl isomerase, with the protein product MKIMNSILLIVLLSIVSCKSTKYADLDDGLYADLQTDRGDILLKLEYEKVPITVANFVSLAEGTNPYVDDEFKGKPFYDGLVFHRVVEDFMVQGGDPRGNGSGNPGYKFEDEFPMDDTGNLVLSHDSAGILSMANSGPDSNGSQFFITHKETSWLNGKHTVFGFVVKGQEVVDSIAMGDIIQKLEIIRIGKKAKEFDAATEFASYFEQIEERERLAEERKKQAKENLVQFVKDNEASALSLSSGLKVIKVKEGNGEKPAIGSKVNVLYAGYFVSGDLFDTNIKETALTFGKYDRRKDQMNMYKAVPMDYSPDAALIPGFKEGLQQMKYGDKVLLLVPSHLAYGEQGAGNVIPPNTDLLFELEILEK
- the gldI gene encoding gliding motility-associated peptidyl-prolyl isomerase GldI; amino-acid sequence: MKNYLLIIFIGIIIMSCSNSQARKPIVRKTSSFMSESIERNKMLNKAEQAVLIQKMESDSLNQYLNSEYGFWYFYNTQKSNEITYPESGDEVFYTHEIKGLDGTVLYSREELGTKSYLIDKEELISGLQDGFKLMKEGEVITFLFPSYKAYGYLGNDRIEPNQPLIYTVELLKINKLSENENNE
- a CDS encoding DHH family phosphoesterase yields the protein MNDVTFQELNQALSDPKNIVITTHRNPDGDAYGSSLGLNWFLKQLGHEVTIVSPNDCPGFLKWMPGQSDIEIFESEPEKCTKILEKAQMVFTLDYNAFHRLGELMEPVMSEISPVFVMIDHHQEPEDFAKFSFVDPTMSSTSEMIYQFIERMGKKDLVDINIATCLYAGILTDTGSFRFPATTSDTHRVVANLLEKGANNSDIYNRIHDVNTYNRMQLLGKALNNMVVLERFHTAYITLSQNELNKFKFQRGDTEGFVNYALSLKNVMFAAIFIEDKKQKIIKISFRSVGDFSVNEFARKNFNGGGHINAAGGRSTLSLKETVKKFVEILPGLTDQLTLS